Below is a window of Vibrio sp. SS-MA-C1-2 DNA.
TCCGAACGGCGTGCTTCGTATGAGTGATGATATTGAAGGTGTAGTTGAAACATCACTAAATGTCGGTGTTATCACCACCGAAGATGATAAAATCACCGTACTTTGTCTAATTCGCTCTCTTATTGATTCAGGCAAAGAAATGGCAGAAGGTATGTTAGCTTCTGTTGCCCAATTAGCGGGTGCTGAAATTGAATTCTCTGGCGCTTACCCTGGTTGGAAGCCTGATGCAGACTCTGAGATCATGCATATATTCCGTGATGTTTATCAAGATATCTACGGCCACAAGCCAAATATTATGGTAATTCACGCTGGCCTTGAGTGCGGTCTATTTAAGAAGCCTTATCCAAACATGGATATGATCTCTTTTGGTCCAACGATCAAGTTCCCTCACTCTCCCGATGAGAAAGTTAACATTGCGACTGTCGGTGAATTCTGGCGTCAAATGATTGCGATGCTTGAGAACATTCCCGCTAAAGCATAGTAATTCGCTTTAACATTAAAAGAGCATCTCAATGAGGTGCTCTTTTTTTTATATAAATTTGACTCTAGAAAACGTAAAAACCACCTATACCCAAAGTAATTGGAGTTGCTAGTAGGCGGCAAGTGGATGAGGCCCCATGAGTCAAGGTGTACTCTATGATTGGGGCGAATAAATATAGCCAACAACTTCGCAACTTCAAGTAAGAAGGGTATATCAGTTAATTTTTTAAAAGAAACGGCTACCAAGGCAACGTTAATTGCGCATTCAAACTGATGGGTTCAACACCGACATTCAAACCAACTAAACGAATACTTCTGCCATTACTTCTGCCGATGGCTTCTTGGCAGAGAGAGATAAAAAAGTCTTTATCTAAAACGTCATGTTTATGTTCAACGGTGGTTTGTTGAAAATCATTAAATTTCAGTTTTACGCCAAGTTTAGTAATGATTTTATCCTCTAATGCTTTATTGACTCTTCCCTCTAGATCTAAATAAAGGGTATCGATAACATCAATACATTGTTCGATATTATAGATATCGGTTAAAAAGGTTCTTTCAACACCAACACTTTTTCTAACTCGTTCAACAACAATGGGACGATTATCAATAGAGTGACAGCGCTGCCATAAAGTATGTCCAAATTTGCCGAACTGTTTTAATAACGCAGTTTGATCGTAGGCTTTAATATCCTTCCCTTTGAACAATCCTAATCGATGTAATTTCTCAAGGGTCACTTTACCGACACCAGATATTTTACCGAGTTCAAGTTCGGCAATAAATGGGTCTATTTTTTCAGGAGGAACAACACAAATCCCATTGGGTTTGTTGATATCAGAAGCCACCTTAGCGACAAACTTTAACGGAGCAACACCGGCTGAAGCTGTAAGATTAAGTTCTTGTTCAATTGTTTGACAAATATCTTGAGCAATCCGTGTCGCAGAGCCTTTGAATAGAGAGGAGTCGGTCACATCAAGGTAAGCCTCATCTAAAGATAGAGGTTCGATAATAGTTGTATACCTAGAAAATATTTGATGGATCTGTTTAGAGACTTGGCGATATTTTTCCATGTTTCCAGAGATCACAGTAAGATTAGGACATAACTGCAAAGCTTTCGCTGTCGACATTGCTGAACGAACACCAAACTCACGCGCTTCATAATTACAGGTTGAGAGTACCCCACGCCCTTTCTTGCCTCCAATCGCCATTGGTATGCCCCGCAATTCAGGATTATCCCTCATTTCTACCGATGCATAATAACTATCCATATCAACGTGGATAATTTTTCGATTTTTTGTTACTGGCTCACTCATACTGTAAATATAACCAGTTATAAAATAAATAGCAAAAAAAAACGTCACCTCCAGTTAGCTTAACTTCTATAAGATTAAGTTAATTGGAAGATGACGCTTTATTTATATTGCTAAGTTAATTAAGCAATACGATCTTTATTCCATTCAGCTTGCTTGGCTGCTCGTGCTTCACGCTTTAAACGCGCATCACAAGGTTCTGGGCAATCACACTCTTTTTCGATACCAACGCTACCTAAACCACCACAGCTTCCACTGATAGTTTTACGTTTGATAATGTAGCCGATTGACATAGCGCCAATCACTAATAAAAAAGTGCCAAATGTAATTAGAAAAGTACTCATTTGGTTTTACTCCACGACTTCATGTAAGGTTTAAAAGCGGTTGAAGCATACTCTTCAAAACCATCTTTCGTTTGAACAATTAAAAAGACAGCTAAATTTTCTTTTTCCGCAACTTCTAGCCCTTTCTCTGGACCAAGGACATCGAGCCCGGTTGCAAATGCATCTGCTGTCATACAAGATTTAGCAACTACTGTAACAGAAACAAGCTGACTTGTAATCGGTCGACCTGTTTTTGGGTTTATAGTATGAGAGTAACGGACGCCATCTTGATCAAAGAAGTTACGATAATCACCTGATGTAGCAATCGCCATATCTCCCGGAGCAATAATACCTTGAACGGCTGTCTCTCCCGGTGCTGGACGTTCGATCGCCACACGCCAAGGAACATTTTTACTGTTATGCCCACGAACACGAAGCTCTCCGCCTACTTCAACAAGGTAGTTTTTCATCCCGATACGATCGAGATAATCAGCGGCTTGATCAACACCAAATCCTTTAGCAATCGATGAGAGATCAACATAAAGCTCAGGGATCTGTTTAGTCATCGTGTTATCAGTCACAGATAAATTTTGAATCCCCACATGACTTAATCTTTCTGCAATATCTTGCTCAGATGGAACACGATCAGGACGCCCATCTGGTCCAAAACCCCAAAGGTTAACCAAAGGGCCAACCGTCACATCAAGCGCACCATCTGTTGCTTTGCTAATTCTAATCGCCTCTTTGACAACTTTAGTCATCTCAGCAGAAGCCATAATAGGTGTTGTTTGACGAGATTGGTTAAATTGGCTTAATTCAGAATCAGGCTTATACGTAGACATCTTGCCATTAACTGCTTCTAATTCATCATCAAGTGCAGCTTGCAGTGTTGCTTTGTCTGGCATACCGTCTTGAGACACAACTTTAATCGAATAGTAGGTTCCCATCGTTTGTCCAGTCATGTGGATCTCAGTGGGAGGTTGACTACAACCGGTCACTAAAAATGCAAAACTTAATAAAACGAGCCAATGGCGAAATTTCTTAATCATTCATCCACCTCAAGACATAAAAAACATTTGATTTTATGTATTAAAGAAATCAATTAGATAGTAAATAATAAATAATGAAAATTTATTATCATTATAACAAAAATGGCTAACCTTTACGGCTAGCCATTTTATCGGTATTGAGATCTACTTAACCACCGAAGTCATCAAGTAGGATGTTTTCATCTTCAACACCTAGATCATGTAGCATACCAATTACCGCAGCATTCATCATTGGAGGACCACACATGTAGTACTCACAATCTTCTGGTGCGTCATGGTCTTTCAGGTAGTTTTCATAAATAACATTATGAATGAAACCTGTGTAGCCATCCCAATTATCTTCTGGAAGAGGATCAGATAGGGCTACGTGCCAATCGAAGTTATCATTATCAGCAGCTAGCTTATCGAAATCTTCAATATAGAACATTTCACGCTTAGAACGTGCACCATACCAGTATGTCATCTTACGCTTAGACTTAAGACGTAGAAGCTGATCAAAGATATGTGAACGCATTGGTGCCATACCAGCACCACCACCGATAAATACCATTTCATTATCCGTATCTTTAGCGAAGAACTCACCAAATGGACCAGAAATAGTACAGCTATCACCTTCTTTTAAAGACCAGATGTACGAAGACATAATGCCTGGTGGTACATCAGGGTTATTAGGCGGCGGCGTAGCGATACGCACGTTTAGCTTAATAAGGCCTTTTTCATCAGGATAAGATGCCATTGAATAAGCACGGATTGAAGGCTCATTTACGATTGACTCGTAACGGAATAGGTTAAACTTATCCCAGTCTCCACGGTACTCTTCAGGAACATCAAAGTCTGAATATTTAATATGGTGTGGTTCAGCTTCAATCTGAATATAACCACCTGCACGGAAAGGAACTTCCTCGCCTTCAGGGATCTTAAGAACCAACTCTTTGATAAATGTCGCTTCGTTGTCATTAGAAAGAACAGTACATTCCCACTTTTTAACACCGAAGATCTCTTCAGGAAGTTCGATTGCCATGTCAGTTTTGATACTAACCTGACAAGCTAGACGCTCACCTTCACGAGCTTCACCTTTAGAGATGTGATCACGTTCAGTTGGTAGAATATCACCACCACCTGATTTCACTTTTACGCGACACTGGCCACAAGAGCCACCACCACCACACGCAGATGATACAAAGATACCATTTGCAGATAGTGCGTTAAGTAATTTGTCGCCAGCGCCTGTGCTAATTGCTTTTGCAGGATCGCCGTTAACAGATATAGTGATATCACCTGTAGGTACTAGTTTAGATTTAGCGAATAAAATCACTAAAACTAGCGCCAATACAATAATGGTAAACATCGCTACACCAAGAATAATGCTTTGCATTTGTTATTCCTTATTATTGGGTGCTTACCCTACAGTTGAACACCAGAGAAAGACATAAAGCCTAACGCCATTAAACCTACTGTGATAAAGGTAATACCTAGACCACGTAGACCTGGAGGTACATCAGAATACTTCATCTTCTCACGGATACCCGCAAGTGCAATGATAGCTAATGTCCAACCGATACCAGAACCGATACCATAAACTACAGACTCACCAAAGTTATAATCACGCTGAACCATGAATGATACCGCACCAAAGATTGCACAGTTTACTGTGATCAATGGTAGGAAAATACCAAGAGCGTTATATAGTGGTGGGAAGAAACGATCTAAAACCATCTCTAAGATCTGTACTAATGCTGCGATAACACCAATGAATGTAATGAAGCTAAGGAAGCTTAAATCCACACCTTCAATTAGCGCATTCTCACGTAACACTAGGTTATAGATCAGGTTGTTAACTGGTACTGCAATTGCAAGTACGAACGTAACGGTAATACCTAAACCTAAAGAGGTTTTTACTTTCTTCGATACTGCTAGGAATGTACACATACCTAAGAAGAAAGATAATGCTAAGTTTTCGATAAAGATCGATTTTACTAGCAGGCTAATATAATGTTCCATGTTACCCTTACTCCTTCGCTTCTACTTGTTCAGGTCGAATAATTCGGATGATCCAAATTAGGAAACCAATAAGGAAGAACGCAGATGGTGCTAGTAGCATCATACCGTTTGGCTGATACCAACCGCCATTCTTAATCAGCGGTAAAACTTCAATACCAAATAGCGTACCTGAACCAAATAGTTCACGGAAGAATGCCACGGCTAGTAGAATGACACCATAACCAAGACCATTACCAACACCATCAATGAATGCGGGTAGCGGCTTAGACTTCATCGCGAATGCTTCAGCACGACCCATTACAATACAGTTTGTAATGATAAGTGCAACGAATACAGATAACTGCTTAGAGATATCGTAAACAAATGCACGAAGCACTTCATCAACCACGATTACCAATGACGCGATAATCGCCATTTGCACGATAATACGTACACTGTTTGGAATGTGGTTACGAATTAGAGAGACAAACAAGTTAGAGAATGCTGTTACAAACATTACAGCAATTGTCATTACGACCGCTGTCTCCATCTTGGTTGTTACTGCTAAAGCAGAACAGATACCAAGAACCTGCAACGCAATTGGGTTGTTATCAACCAACGGCGAAGTAAGGATTTTCTTCATTTCTTTTGCATCAGCCATTATTTAGAACTCCCTTACGGACTTTAGCAAGGAAAGGACCAAAGCCGTTATCACCTAGCCAGAAGTCGAAGGTGTGCTGTACACCGTTACCCGTTAATGTTGCACCAGAGATGCCATCAACGCCGTGGATATCACCTTGTGGTGCGCCACCTTTAACAACGCGTAGTGCTGGTTTACCATTTGCATCAAATAGTTCTTTACCAACAAACTGTGCACGCCATTTAGGGTTTTCAACCTCACCACCAAGACCGGCTGTTTCGCCTTGCTCGTAGTAAGTGATACCTTCAATTGTATTACCATCAGTTTTAACAGAAACAAATGCATACATCATTGACCAAAGACCTGTACCATGAACGGGTAGCACGACTTTCGTTGTGTTGCCATTTGCATCCTTAACAAGATAAATAGTTGCGACATTTGCACGACGCATAATCTTCGCTTTATCTTGCTCTGGAGTCAGTTTAATTGACTCGCTAGGATCTTTTGCTGCTAAACGTTGGTTGTACGTTAATGGATCAAGCGTAGTATTGAAATCACCTGTATCTAGGTTAACTAGACGAGGTTGGATAAACTGTTTGTAGTTATCCTGAATTTCTTTATTGGTATCGATCGGAAGACCAGCTACTAATAAAATGTTTTTCTGCTTATCCAAAAGAGCATTTTCTTTCTGCAGAGGACGCAATCCAACCGCGGCTAGTGATACGATAATCGAACACACTAGGCTTAATGCGATAACAACAATCAGCGTCTTTTTAATGCCATCGTTATTACTTGCCATTGCGAGCTAATCTCCGTTTAATGTTGCCCTGTACCACAAAGTGATCGAACAGTGGTGCGAACAAGTTAGCGAATAGAATAGCTAACATCATACCTTCTGGATATGCAGGGTTAACAACACGAACTAATACAGCCATTACACCGATTAGCGCGCCGTACCACCACTTACCTTTATTGGTAAATGCAGCTGATACTGGGTCTGTCGCCATGAAAATCATACCGAATGCAAAACCACCTAATACTAGGTGCCAGTGCCAAGGCATGCTGAACATTGGGTTAGTGTCAGAACCAATAATGTTGAAAAGAGTTGCAGTTGCGATCATACCGATTAGTACGCCGCCGATAATACGCCATGATGCGATACCCATGTATACGATCATTGCGCCACCGATTAAAATAGCTAAAGTCGAAACTTCACCCATTGAACCAGGGATATTACCAATAAATGCATCCATCCAAGAAATAGCTTGGCCAGTTACATTATGTACAACTGAACCTTGACCACCGTGTGACCACTGGCTAAGAGCAGTAGCACCAGAGAAGCCATCAGCCGCTGTCCATACTGCATCACCTGAGATTTCACCCGGATATGCGAAGAATAGGAATGCACGACCTGCTAATGCTGGGTTCAAGAAGTTACGACCTGTGCCACCAAAGATCTCTTTCGCAACAACAACACCAAAGGTAATACCTAGTGCCGCTTGCCATAGAGGAATCGTCGCTGGAAGGATTAACGCAAACAAGATAGAAGTGACGAAGAAACCTTCATTAACTTCATGTTTACGAACCATACAGAATAGAACTTCCCAGAAACCACCTACTGCAAATACAACTGCATATACAGGTAGGAAATAAGCAGCACCAAGAAGCATTTTGCTTCCTACACCAGCATCTGCTGCTAGTGAGCCACCCAACATCTGAGTAAACCAGTAGTGCCAATCACCAGCAATAACAGTTGCTAACTCAGAACCTGAGTATAGGTGGTTAAGCGCTTCGATAGCTTGGTTACCAGTATTGTACATACCCCAGAACATTGCTGGGAATACGGCAAACCAAACCATAATCATGATACGTTTTAGATCGATACTATCACGTACGTGAGCACCAGTACGAGTTACCGTACCTGGGGTATACATTAGGGTTGCAAATGCTTCATACAATGCAAACCAAGTTTCGTATTTACCACCTGGCTCAAAATGCGGTTCTACCCGCTCAAGAATAGACTTCAGGCCCATGGATTAACCTTCCTTCTCAATCTTGTCCAAGCAATCACGTAAGATTGGACCATATTCATATTTACCAGGACACACATAAGTGCATAGCGCTAAATCTTCTTCATCTAGCTCTAAAAGACCTAATTCCTGTGCACTGTCAAGGTCACCAGAAAGGATGTCACGAAGTAGCAATGTTGGCTCAATGTCTAGAGGCATCACTTTTTCGTAGTTACCAATTGGCACCATTGAACGCTCACTACCATTTGTTGTTGTTGTCATATCAAATAACCGACCGCTAAACAGATGGCTTAAGAAAGAACGTGTTACTGAGAACTTGCTCTTACCCGGAACAATCCAACCTAATAACTCTTTTTCACGACCTTCGTGTAAAACAGAAACTTGTAGGTGGTAATTACCAAGATAAGCAGAAGGACCACTAGCCGCTGTACCACTCAGTACAGAGCCAGAGATAATGCGAACTTCACCTGGCATCACTTCGTTATCAGCAAGCGTTGCAATTGATGCACCTTTTACTGTACGAATTAGACGAGGTTTGTTTACAACTGGACCCGCTAATGAAATTACACGTTGGGTATCAATTTCACCGGTAAGGAAAAAATTACCAAAAGCGATAATATCTTGATAATTTAAATGCCAAGCGACATTACCAAGACTTACAGGATGAAGAGTATGAATATGAGTACCAACGAGGCCTGCTGGATGAACTCCACCAAACACATGTTCTTCGACGTTTGTTGCATTGCTCTTAGGTAAACTAGAACCTGCTTTACAAACGTAAACTTTACCTTCAGTTAAACGTGAAACGATATCTAAACCAGCAGTAAATGCCGCTGTGTTTTCATTGATAATCACTTCAGGGTTTGCAGCTAAAGGATTCGTATCCATTGCTGTTACGAAGATAGCATTAGGTACAGCATCAATAGCAGGAACACGGCTATATGGACGTGTGCGTAATGCAGTCCAAACACCAGATTCGACTAGCTGATCAACAATAACCTGACGGTCTAGTGTTGTTAGCTGAGCTGTATCATATTTATTAAACGTTACTTGATCGTCGCCATCGATATCGATAACAACAGACTGTAACACTCGCTTAGCGCCGCGGTTGATTTCAACAACCTTACCACATGCTGGAGCAGTAAATTTAACACCAGGATTCTTTTTATCTTCAAAAAGAACTTGGCCTTTCTTTACCATATCGCCTACACGCACGTGCATTGTAGGACGCATTCCAACATATTCCTCGCCAAGCAAGGCAACTTGTTTGATGGTTGGACCATCATGTATCACCTGTGCTGGGGCCCCTGAAATGGGGAGATCCAGACCCTTCTTAATTGTAATCATATTTTTTGCACTACATTAACGGGAAAGAATTCTACTTAAACTACTTACCTTTATATTAAAGTAAGTAATCCCTATTTTGTCACTTTTTAGTCATGACGATCGTCTATATATTGAACAAACAAAATACAGAGCTTAATTTTCAAGTTGCATATTCTATCATTATTTCTAATTTCATGCCCATCGAAATCGTAATCAACTATCATTTTGAGTCATAAAATAGCCTTATATTGACGCACAAACAGCTAAACTAGACTTAGATCACAAAAATATAATCCAATATAAATAAGTTATAGACATGAATAAATAACCATTAGATTAAGTTTAAGAATAAGCTGTTAAGACCAATGTTCATACAGTACAAGTTGTCTACATTGCCGCAACCAACAAGCACCTAGCTTTAATAAAAATAATAACTGTGCAACTTTAAAATCAAATTTATTAAAAATAAAATATATCGTTCAAACAAACACTAAATACTAATGATTTGAACCACCTTTACAACCCGGGGAAGCAGCAACATCATTATCTAATGCACTCCACTCTTCCGGTGTAAATGTGTGTAGTGCCAACGCATGCAACCCTTCATCAAACTCTTTTTGTAACGTACTATAAATAAGTTGATGACGCTTAACTGAACGCAATCCTTCAAATTGAGCACTACTAATCACCACCTTAAAATGACTCTCTGAACCAGGCGGGACATTATGTCGGTGGCTTTCATTCTCAACGGTTAAATAGTTTGGAGAGAACTCATTCTCTAACTTACTATTTATATCATTTTCAACCATAAAATTTCCTTCTTCATATTGTGTTAGATTATTGATTAAACCATTTAATATAAACTCACTCTGACCATCAACAGAGGTGCTTTTCCTCTCTTGACTTCAAATTGCTATGCCCTCCATACTTGAAGTCGCTAGGTTGTTGGCTGCACTCGCTCGCCCCAATCATAGAGTACACCTATACTCATAGGGTCTCGCTCACTTGCCACCGACTAGCAACGCCAATTATTTTAGGTATAGATATAAACCTTTGAATATAAATTCTCTATTTTATAGTCAAAGACTTTAACTGCATCAAGATGCTATTTATTTTTATCTTACGACGTCTTAACTACTATAGTATAAACCACCTGTTTAATCAGTGTGATTTAGCTTTAAACTGACTATCACTCTGTTGTTTATGCTATCGTTATAGGTATAAAAACAACGCTCATTTAATTAATAACAAATTATTTTCTACCAACTGGATGCCCCATGGAAACCACATTATCCCTTTTGGATCGCTCTCTTACTCTACAACGCTTCCCAATTAGAAAAAATGAAACCTTACAAGCTTGGGATTCGGCTGATGAATATCTCATTCATCACTTCGAGCAACAACAGGATTTATCTCCTCAGCATTATCTTATCTTAAATGATACGTTTGGTGCGTTAAGCTGCTGGTTTCAAGAGCGATCCAATGTCACTTTGGTCACAGACTCTTTTATTGCAAAACAAGCAACTGAACAGAATTTATCATCGAATAATGCTAACCCTATCCTTATTCAAGATGGATTAAAAGCCCTTCCTGAAGCCGATGCGGTGATGATGAAGTTACCTAAGAGTAAGCGGTTGCTAACATGGCAACTTATCCAATTATGTCAGGCACTACCAGATGGAACAATTGTTGTCACTGCCGGTAAAGCAAAGGATATCCATACTTCGACCTTAAAGTTATTTGAACGCTACTTAGGTAAAACAACCACCTCTTTGGCAAAAAAGAAATCACGTCTTATTTTTACGACGGTTGATAAAAGTACATCACAACCGCTACCAAAACCTTTAAGTTGGTCTGTTGATGAGTATCATATCACCCTAACTAATCACGCCAATGTCTACTCGGGTGAG
It encodes the following:
- the dinB gene encoding DNA polymerase IV; protein product: MSEPVTKNRKIIHVDMDSYYASVEMRDNPELRGIPMAIGGKKGRGVLSTCNYEAREFGVRSAMSTAKALQLCPNLTVISGNMEKYRQVSKQIHQIFSRYTTIIEPLSLDEAYLDVTDSSLFKGSATRIAQDICQTIEQELNLTASAGVAPLKFVAKVASDINKPNGICVVPPEKIDPFIAELELGKISGVGKVTLEKLHRLGLFKGKDIKAYDQTALLKQFGKFGHTLWQRCHSIDNRPIVVERVRKSVGVERTFLTDIYNIEQCIDVIDTLYLDLEGRVNKALEDKIITKLGVKLKFNDFQQTTVEHKHDVLDKDFFISLCQEAIGRSNGRSIRLVGLNVGVEPISLNAQLTLPW
- the nqrM gene encoding (Na+)-NQR maturation NqrM, whose amino-acid sequence is MSTFLITFGTFLLVIGAMSIGYIIKRKTISGSCGGLGSVGIEKECDCPEPCDARLKREARAAKQAEWNKDRIA
- a CDS encoding FAD:protein FMN transferase → MIKKFRHWLVLLSFAFLVTGCSQPPTEIHMTGQTMGTYYSIKVVSQDGMPDKATLQAALDDELEAVNGKMSTYKPDSELSQFNQSRQTTPIMASAEMTKVVKEAIRISKATDGALDVTVGPLVNLWGFGPDGRPDRVPSEQDIAERLSHVGIQNLSVTDNTMTKQIPELYVDLSSIAKGFGVDQAADYLDRIGMKNYLVEVGGELRVRGHNSKNVPWRVAIERPAPGETAVQGIIAPGDMAIATSGDYRNFFDQDGVRYSHTINPKTGRPITSQLVSVTVVAKSCMTADAFATGLDVLGPEKGLEVAEKENLAVFLIVQTKDGFEEYASTAFKPYMKSWSKTK
- the nqrF gene encoding NADH:ubiquinone reductase (Na(+)-transporting) subunit F, which gives rise to MQSIILGVAMFTIIVLALVLVILFAKSKLVPTGDITISVNGDPAKAISTGAGDKLLNALSANGIFVSSACGGGGSCGQCRVKVKSGGGDILPTERDHISKGEAREGERLACQVSIKTDMAIELPEEIFGVKKWECTVLSNDNEATFIKELVLKIPEGEEVPFRAGGYIQIEAEPHHIKYSDFDVPEEYRGDWDKFNLFRYESIVNEPSIRAYSMASYPDEKGLIKLNVRIATPPPNNPDVPPGIMSSYIWSLKEGDSCTISGPFGEFFAKDTDNEMVFIGGGAGMAPMRSHIFDQLLRLKSKRKMTYWYGARSKREMFYIEDFDKLAADNDNFDWHVALSDPLPEDNWDGYTGFIHNVIYENYLKDHDAPEDCEYYMCGPPMMNAAVIGMLHDLGVEDENILLDDFGG
- the nqrE gene encoding NADH:ubiquinone reductase (Na(+)-transporting) subunit E — protein: MEHYISLLVKSIFIENLALSFFLGMCTFLAVSKKVKTSLGLGITVTFVLAIAVPVNNLIYNLVLRENALIEGVDLSFLSFITFIGVIAALVQILEMVLDRFFPPLYNALGIFLPLITVNCAIFGAVSFMVQRDYNFGESVVYGIGSGIGWTLAIIALAGIREKMKYSDVPPGLRGLGITFITVGLMALGFMSFSGVQL
- a CDS encoding NADH:ubiquinone reductase (Na(+)-transporting) subunit D, with amino-acid sequence MADAKEMKKILTSPLVDNNPIALQVLGICSALAVTTKMETAVVMTIAVMFVTAFSNLFVSLIRNHIPNSVRIIVQMAIIASLVIVVDEVLRAFVYDISKQLSVFVALIITNCIVMGRAEAFAMKSKPLPAFIDGVGNGLGYGVILLAVAFFRELFGSGTLFGIEVLPLIKNGGWYQPNGMMLLAPSAFFLIGFLIWIIRIIRPEQVEAKE
- a CDS encoding Na(+)-translocating NADH-quinone reductase subunit C, whose protein sequence is MASNNDGIKKTLIVVIALSLVCSIIVSLAAVGLRPLQKENALLDKQKNILLVAGLPIDTNKEIQDNYKQFIQPRLVNLDTGDFNTTLDPLTYNQRLAAKDPSESIKLTPEQDKAKIMRRANVATIYLVKDANGNTTKVVLPVHGTGLWSMMYAFVSVKTDGNTIEGITYYEQGETAGLGGEVENPKWRAQFVGKELFDANGKPALRVVKGGAPQGDIHGVDGISGATLTGNGVQHTFDFWLGDNGFGPFLAKVRKGVLNNG
- a CDS encoding NADH:ubiquinone reductase (Na(+)-transporting) subunit B, which translates into the protein MGLKSILERVEPHFEPGGKYETWFALYEAFATLMYTPGTVTRTGAHVRDSIDLKRIMIMVWFAVFPAMFWGMYNTGNQAIEALNHLYSGSELATVIAGDWHYWFTQMLGGSLAADAGVGSKMLLGAAYFLPVYAVVFAVGGFWEVLFCMVRKHEVNEGFFVTSILFALILPATIPLWQAALGITFGVVVAKEIFGGTGRNFLNPALAGRAFLFFAYPGEISGDAVWTAADGFSGATALSQWSHGGQGSVVHNVTGQAISWMDAFIGNIPGSMGEVSTLAILIGGAMIVYMGIASWRIIGGVLIGMIATATLFNIIGSDTNPMFSMPWHWHLVLGGFAFGMIFMATDPVSAAFTNKGKWWYGALIGVMAVLVRVVNPAYPEGMMLAILFANLFAPLFDHFVVQGNIKRRLARNGK
- a CDS encoding Na(+)-translocating NADH-quinone reductase subunit A, which encodes MITIKKGLDLPISGAPAQVIHDGPTIKQVALLGEEYVGMRPTMHVRVGDMVKKGQVLFEDKKNPGVKFTAPACGKVVEINRGAKRVLQSVVIDIDGDDQVTFNKYDTAQLTTLDRQVIVDQLVESGVWTALRTRPYSRVPAIDAVPNAIFVTAMDTNPLAANPEVIINENTAAFTAGLDIVSRLTEGKVYVCKAGSSLPKSNATNVEEHVFGGVHPAGLVGTHIHTLHPVSLGNVAWHLNYQDIIAFGNFFLTGEIDTQRVISLAGPVVNKPRLIRTVKGASIATLADNEVMPGEVRIISGSVLSGTAASGPSAYLGNYHLQVSVLHEGREKELLGWIVPGKSKFSVTRSFLSHLFSGRLFDMTTTTNGSERSMVPIGNYEKVMPLDIEPTLLLRDILSGDLDSAQELGLLELDEEDLALCTYVCPGKYEYGPILRDCLDKIEKEG
- a CDS encoding BolA/IbaG family iron-sulfur metabolism protein; amino-acid sequence: MVENDINSKLENEFSPNYLTVENESHRHNVPPGSESHFKVVISSAQFEGLRSVKRHQLIYSTLQKEFDEGLHALALHTFTPEEWSALDNDVAASPGCKGGSNH
- a CDS encoding methyltransferase — encoded protein: METTLSLLDRSLTLQRFPIRKNETLQAWDSADEYLIHHFEQQQDLSPQHYLILNDTFGALSCWFQERSNVTLVTDSFIAKQATEQNLSSNNANPILIQDGLKALPEADAVMMKLPKSKRLLTWQLIQLCQALPDGTIVVTAGKAKDIHTSTLKLFERYLGKTTTSLAKKKSRLIFTTVDKSTSQPLPKPLSWSVDEYHITLTNHANVYSGESLDLGARFILPHLPKGDKYKHIIDLGCGNGVLTIRLAQLNPSAKITSIDESYMAITSATENCQLNVPDNHNIDLKVNNCLDDFDLNSADMVICNPPFHQQNTITDHIAWQMFNDAYQVLEPNGKLMVIGNSHLKYHEKLNRLFGNCSKVASNKKFVIYQSEKQ